The Malassezia restricta chromosome VI, complete sequence genome segment GGGCAGCGCATTGTATTTGCCTAGCTATGTAGGAAACGACTCGACGAtccgacgcagcgcgcgaCTCAGTGCCGCATCCGCTGGCGCGTACGCCTGCCATGACGCCTGCATCTCGGTGAAGAacggcgcgctcgatgggCCGAacgcggccgccgcgcccgtatcggccagcgcgccgcgccaggcggccACGTCACGTACGTGCTCGCTGTCCGCCTCGATAGCGAGGCGCTCCACgtccgtgcgcacgcgctcgaggcgcgcgtgtgcgcgcgctagggcatcgacgaccgCGGCTGtgtggtgctgcgccacgccatAGGTATCTTGCGTCAGCGAAGCGAGCATCCAAGCCTCGATCGCTGCCGCGGCCCAAAAAGCACGTGGCACACTCGAGGCCAGGCGGGCGTCCAGCGCCAAGCtgggcgccggcgcccaCAAGGCGCAGTACAGCGTGCGTGGGAAGAGGACGTGTCGGGCCTCGGGAGGGAGGAGCGACCACGCGTGACGGAGCATGGTGCGGAGGAGAGCCGCGGGCGTAGGACGCGGTGCGGGACGCTTGTCGTTcggaggcgctgccgtcgGAGCGGGCGTCGGAGCGGGCGTCGGAgcgggcggcggtgcaggcggcggcgccacagcgtcgagcgcacgaaGGCACGCGTGGATCATGCTGGCCAGCGCAGGGGGTCGGCCGTGCTGTACGTCATCAAACACGGCGCGTCGGAACGCTGCATCGtggcgtgcgcggcgcgcgagctccATGAGCGCGTGTGTCGAGAAGAACAGGTGCGGATCGTGCAGGCCGCCGAGGAGCGCGGTCAGTGGGTCCTTGTACGACGCGGTGATCGAGTCGAGCGGATGCGTCCAGTACACGTCAAAGAGGGTGTGTGCCACTTCCAAGAGGGCCACAGGCAGGACGACCGCCGGCCACGTCGAGAGGAGCAGGTGCCATGACCGGAATGGCCAGCGGAACGACGGCACGATCCACCGCCGCAGTggcgtgtcgatgccgGTCATGTGCAGGACCATCGTCCATAGCGTGTCTCGCGACAGACAGTACACGGCGATGCACAGCGGCCAAAGAGCCGCCGCGAGGAACACCGCCGGGGGCACATGCGTAGCGAGAGCCGCGATCGCGTGTTCGTACagccgcgcgtcggcgaAGCGCACTTGGTacggcggcacgccgcgccgagcgccgcgcatccATAGGGCGGACGCTACGGCGTAGGCGCCGCTCATCATCGTGCCTccgacgagcgccacgacaAAGGTCTCATTCACGTAgtgcgcgccgtgcgcgggCACCCATTGCATCACcgcgagcgacggcgtcgaCAGCGCGGCGTACACAacgacggcgacggcgcccaCGCCGGCGTGCCAACGGACGGGTGTGCCAGGCAGGACGTGGTATGCATaggccgcgcgcgcgacggGCGCGCCCTCCGGGCGCCATGTGCTATGCAAGAGACTCGTTCGGCGCCACAGCAGTACAGGCAGCAtgacgcacgccacgagAGCGAGCGACGCTGcgagcgcgctgcacggACGCTGCCACGTCAGGATcggcgtgctgagcgcgagGCCCAGGAACGCCGCGATCATGCACAGGAacaagatgcgctgctgccgcggacgcatcgcgcgcttcacgagcgcacgaaaCGTGTCGGCAGGCGCGACCACCGCGGGCGGgggcggcgctgcattCACGAGCGACATGAGGGCGGTATGGTGGCACAGGGCTGCGGTGtgtgccacgtggcacaaccggcgtcgtgctcgtTGCCGCCGCGGTGCGAGCGCTTTTTTTCTTCCGACGTTTTTTTGTGGTATGTTTCGAGTAGCGCGGCCCGCAGTCCACgctgcgatgcgcgcgacgtcGGTGCGTGCACTGCACCAGCTTCCGCCGATGCCCGAGGCCCTGGCTGAGGGATGCGAGCCGTTTCTGTcgaagcgcacgacgcactTGCTGTGGACGCAGTGGCAGGCGGgtctgctgcagcgtctcAACGAAGAGGTCCGGggcacgcctcgcgcgACCGAGTCGGTGGTCGAGACGGTCATGAATGCGGCTCATGACCGCGACAGCATACTTGCGTTCAACTatgcatcgctcgcgctgaACACGAGCTTCTTTCTTTCGTGCCTcgtgccgcacgccgctcaaAAGCAGCCGGCGTACCCGCAGCCCTCGACGCAtatcggcgccgtgcccACGCTGTTTGgcaagacgctcgcgacggCCATCTCGGACCAATTTGGATCGCTGCCGCAGCTCAAGCtggccatgtcgtcggcggccaTGGGCATGGTCTCGAGTGGCTGGGTGTGGCTCGTCAAAGACGAGCACGGCCGTCTGGGCATCGTGCCGACGTacggcgccggcaccgtgctcgtgcagcagcgccgccagtGCGGCCCTAAGGACCTCGTGACAGCCGTGCAGGacggcgaggcgcaggccgaggcgccggccgccCCCGACGCACCCACGCGGCCTCCCCGCTTCGACGCCctgtcgcgcgcctcgggAGCCGACGCGATCGGGCAGCATCTATACCCACTGCTGTGTGTGAGCATGTACGAACACGCATGGCTCGGCGACTATGGGTTCTGGGGCAAGGAGCGCTATATGACGCACTTTTGGGACTGCGTCAACTgggagcgcgtcgagcgcctgtgGGGCGACGATCGTACATAGCGAGCGCGGTGTAGATGTGGAGGTATGCACAGCCCAAGGCCGCCGTAGCGCCACATGTCGTCGCGGCTCGACACCATGTCGCGGCACCCTGTGGATGTGCCGCGGCGGTCTGATACGGTGAcgccgcggcagcgcaAGACGCCGTCGTTGCGTGTGCAGACACAGCTGCGTAGTCACTCCCATGATACCGAGAATACGGCATGGCGGCCGATGAGGAGTGGCACCAGGAGTCCTCGTAGTCCGAGTCGATTACGATccgccgcgcacgcagctcagTCGCTGGTCAGTGTCATGGCGCGGTCGATGTCACCGACAGtggcgtcgacgctcaTTGACGTGCCCACGACCATGTCGCCCGTGTCGATGGAGCCGGAGGAGATGCCGCATGAGCACACGATTTCCATGGACGTGGCAGAGCCGATCGTCGCGCCGCAGGCGCGTCACGGCGCCGTCTACCTCCGGCCGCGCAGTAGGCAGTCGCGCCGCATCCGGCGGCGCTCTGCATGGGCGCACGTCCAAGCTATCGCACGGCTTGTGGGTCATCCGCGCGAgtgcctcgtgctggccTTCCAGTATGTCTGCGCCCAATACACATACTGGGATCATGCCTTCCGCGATCCCGTCACAGACCAGCGCACCTGGTGGCCACCGTGGATGCAGTCGtacgcgccgctgctcgtgtGGGTCGTGATCAGCCTGTCCAGCACGGTCCTGGTCATGCTCTTCCACACACCGCTCTtccacgcgctcgatcaCATGTCGACGCTCCTTCGAGATCAGGGGCTGCTGGGCCGCATCCTGTTCGGCGCGCTCATCTTTGCGCTCACCTTCCCGCCCATGCCCCTCTACTCGACCATGATCGTCCTCTCGGGCTTTGCCTTTGGCATGTGGCAGGGCTTTGTCGTGAGCTATGTGGCCGCTCTctcaggcgccgctgccgtaTTTCTCCTAAGCCGCACGTACCTTCACACTTGGATGATGCGcgtgctggcgcatgccgGCGGACTGCAGCGCGTGGTGCATGCGATCGAGCTGCGACCGCAGCTGCTCTTTCTCGTGCGACTGGCGCCGTACCCCTACAATCTTTTGAATATGCTCCTGGCGAGCTCGCATATCCTCACATTTCGCACCTACCTATCATGCACGGCCCTGGCCCTCCccaagctgctggtgcaCACGAGCATCGGTGCCTCGATTGAAAACTGGACCACCAACCGCGCATCGAACGACGCCTATACcgtgcggcacatggccgGCCTCTGCGGCATGGTGCTGTGTGTCGGCATTTTCATCTACCTACACCATGTGACCAGCCGCGCCGTCAACGACAGTCTCGAGCACGGCAGTGGCGAAGAGTATGACATGGAGGACGACGTGGAGCCCAAGTCGCCCGGCACACCTGAACACTGCGATACCACGACATCCCACGCTCCTTCCTGGCTCGCAGAGTCGATCGAAGAGTTTGAACGAGCCGTAGAATAATTGTAGGTGAGCTACTATCTATGAGCCTTCATTGACACACGTCTGAGGCTGATAGCGAATGCAAACCCTATTTCTCTTCGCCACCATATTATCCGAAACGTGCATCGTACAGTCCCGGGGTAAGGAGGTGGCGGTCAACTGACCACGCACGCATCAATATGCCAACCTGGTTGCCACTACGGTCTGTGGTGGAAGAAGGAAAAAAAACGTGCGCGCTTTTTCTCCTCCACCATGCGCGCCGAATATATTATTGAGCACATGGAAGAGGACGAGCCCGAGGCTCCGGCGCACTTTCCGCCGTGGGCGCTCCTAGAGTACAGACACATGCTGTACCATGTAGGTGAGGGCACGACAGTCCACTTCACGGCGTtgtcgcgcgcatcgctggaCGCACTGCACGAGGCGTTTCGGCAGCCCTTGCCGCCGCTGACGCAGAAGCCGGCGCGTTTTGAGCTGCATGCCGAATCCGTCACGACgctggctcagcagcgTGGATGGGATCTGCAGCGTATCTGCTTGCTCGATCCAAAGGCGCCTCTGCCGCTCTCTGTCCGCGACGCTGGCCTACATGGATCGACCCCGGCGCCGTTCACGCACTTTTTGTTCGGGGGCATTCTCGGCGATGATCCGCCACGCGACCGCACGgcctcgctgcgtgagctTGGATTTCCAGGCCGCCACCTCGGCAGCGTGCAAATGTCGACAGACACGGCGCTGGGAGTGAccaagcgcgtcgtcgaggaTGGACTGCGTCTCGgtctcgacgagctgcgcggcatggacgGAGCGGACGGTGCATCCGACGGCTGCGGTGCGCTCTCCTTCGTCGACAGCCCGACACTCCAGTTTGGACGGGGCGAGTCGGTGGAACTGCCATACCGCTACCTCGTGGCGGACCCGACGACCTCGGAGCCGCTCATGGCACCCGGCATGCGGGATATCATATACCGTGATTTTGATCGCACATTTGACATCTAATTACGCAATAGGAAATCGAGGCCTTGGGACTGCAACTTGCGCTCAAACTGCTCGAGCCATCGCTGTAGCAACGGCACGGCCTGGGGGGCCGAGTCAGGCGCAAACGACGATAGATACGCAAATACATTTTGGGCGATTGGTATGGTAAGCTGTGCCGCTTGTGTGATGGTCGGTGGGCGCGTAAGAGCTTGTTCGGGCGGCTTGGCCAGGGTCTGCATCTGGCGCTCCACCTCGTCGAGGGTCTCGATACTGATGCCTAGCGTCGCGGTGCGCGGCTGCAGCTGATCGCGCTTAGGATCACGAATGCGGAAGATGGCAGAGGGTTTGGTGTTCTGCAGGCACCCAAGGAGCTGCCAAGTGGGTGGCGCTTCCGCTGGGTTGTCGCGAGGCCACATGAGGTGCACGGTGGCGCCGTATCCTTCGGGGAAGGCCTGCTCGCCCGTCATGAAGACGACTAGGTGGTTGATGTGGCTCGCCTCCTCTAGCTGAAAGACGGCATGCGTCGCATCGATCTGCTGTGGCGGGGGCAATGGCAGTCGGCCCGCCACGACACAAGAAAACATGGTCGGCGTGGGTGGGGTGGAGGCCGCGTCATCGGCTGCCATCATGTCGCTGTGCGTGGTGCGCAGCAGTGTGAATATTGATGAGACGTTCCAAGTCCCGCACATTGTGCGGCCGGGCGAGACgatctcgtcgtcggctATGTGGTCACGTCCGGGCGGCAAAGGTGCGAACGTAGCGGCTGTCCTCGGCCTGgcgggcgtgcgtgcgcgcatgctggGCGCGGTCGGGGAGGATGCCAAGTGGCCTATCCGCTGCCTCGAGGAGCGTCATGTCGATACGTCTTGTATGTACGTGTCGCCTGATGTGCCGACGGGGCGTGCGTTCATCCAGCTCTCGCAGGGGGATGGCGAAAACTCGATTGTCCTGCTCAAAGGAGCGAACTTTGCGCTCGATACGCCCTTGGATGATGTGCGACGATGGCTCTCGCCAGAGGTCACGCACCTGATCCTGCAAAATGAGATTCCTCTGGCGTCCACGATAGCGTATGTGCAGCACGCGCAGTCGCTGTCCATCTGCACCGTGTTGAATCCGAGCCCGATGCTCACgcccgacgagctgcgtgcctttCCGTGGGCAGGTCTGCATGTGTTGATCGTGAATGAGGGCGAGAGCGCAGAGCTGCAGGCAGCGCTCGGCCCGGACGCCCGCACtctcgccgacgtgccgtGCCTCGCGCCGATTCCGTGGCTCGTCGTGACGCGCGGAAGCCAAggctcgagcgccggcgtGATCCTGGACGGCAAGCGCACGTGGATCGATGTGCCTGCGTctcgcacgacgcacgtcgtgAACACGACCGGGGCAGGCGATACGTACACAGGCTACCTCGTGGCAGGGCTCATGACCACAGATCACTGGACGATCGATCGCGTGCgtgctgtgctgcagcgcgctAGCGTCGCCGCAGCGATGGCCGTCGAAGTCGATGGCGCGATGGACAGCATCCCTGCCGCCAGCGAGGTCGAGGCACGCTGCCGGTCTCTATAGCTTCCTCCACACGTACATGGATCGTCGGGTGCCAGGCAATGTGACGCCTCGGCGTGCTTCGCGGTTCTTTTTGCCGCGTGTgtcgccgccgtcgcctaCGCGGCAGCAggaagcgcggcgcgccacgaTACCTCTCGCATTGCAAAAGCGGCGGAGTAAGTACCGCGCGTCCTCGGCGTATTTGAGCGCGTTTGCTTCAGGGGAGGATGCCTACTACGTTCTTGCCTCGGATCAAACGGCGCAAAGTGTCGCGAACCCCTTGTCGCTTGCCTTTCTGGAGCAGTATCTTGCCGTAGGCGACGACGAAGGGCGCGTGTCTATACTGGATACCCTGGAGCCCCACGCTAGCGCCCTGGCCTACTCGTCCGAACCGCTGGTGCATGGCTCCGTCTTTGCGCTCGAGTGGCACGATGACCTGCTCGCGATAGGAGGCAGCGACTGCACTGTGCGTTTGTGGGACGCGGAAAAACAGGCGGTCACGATCACCTGGGAAGGGCATGCAGGCAGCCCACGGGCCCTGGCTTGGAGTCCGGACGGCTACGtgacgagcggcgcacgcgatgGCGACGTGTACGTGTGGGATGCACGGAcaccggcggcggctgtgCACATTccgcgcgcgcatgcgaAGAAAAAGTCGGTGGCCGCCGtgacggcgctggcgtaCCTGCCGGGCGGCCAGACGTtcgcctcgagcagcagTGCGAATGCCGTTCTGCACGTGTGGGACTTGCGCATGACCAAGCGGCCCGTCGCGAAGACGGATGACGCGTcacgacgtgcgtcgtggAATACGCGCTCGCATGGGATTTCGTCGCTGGCCGtcgcggcgtcgcggcaTGCCATCTATGCTGCGTGCACGGACGGCTGTGTGTACGTCTTTGACGCCGGTGATGTGGCGCGGCCAGCGGTGCCTGGGGAGGCGAGTGCGCTGTACGAGGTGGAACAGTACCAAAACTCGTTGTAtgcgcgtcttgcgctGTACGACGACTCGCTGCTAGCGCTAGGCTGCCACTTGGGCCATGTGGTGCTATGGGATGTGTCGACGCGCCTACGGCCGGACGTGGACTGCCACGGCTTTGTGCGTGGCGGAACGGTGCTGACGCGTCTGCACAATGCCGAGATCAACGATGTGAGCTGGACGTGCGGGCCGCATGGGCCGTACCTGGCGTCGGCCTGTGATGATCTTACGACGCGTTTGTGGACGTGAAGCCATCGCGCTCGATCTGGTCCTTGGTGCGTTGCAAGAGCGATGCAAAGTGGTCGTCGCCCGCGGGGATatgcacgacgcggcgcggctTGTCCAGGAGGCCCTGCATTTCCGGCGGcaggacgtgcgcgtcaAAGtacgatgccatgtcgcggTGGTCGGCGAACGACGACAGGACCGCGTCGGAAAACTTGGCGGGATGCGCGGTCGAGAGAATGACCTGCGGCGCCGTAttcgcacgtcgccgcgccgcctcaaAGCCCACGGCCGTGTGGGGATCGACCAGGTACGATTGCTCGTCAAAGTAGCGGCGGATCGTGGCGCGTGTCTCGGCGTCTGacacgcgctcggcgctAAAGTCTCGCCGCGCCAACTCCCACTGCGCTGGTGTGACGGCCATGGAGCCGTGCGTCttgagcgcctgcatccaTGCCTGCACTTGGCGGCCGGCATCGGCGGCCCGATCCGAGGCCTCGGACGTATCATGCGCCAAGTGCCACAGCAGCCGCTCAAAGTTGCTCGATACCTGGATATCCATCGCGGGACTGAGCGTcgcagcgacatggccgccCTGCGCCTTTTCGTAGCGTCCCGTCGCCCAGAATCGCTGCAGAATGTCATTCTCGTTcgtggcgacgacgagttGGGACATGGGCAGGCCCAGGCGCTTGGCATAGTAGCCGGCGAGGATGTCGCCAAAGTTGCCCGTCGGCACCACGACCTGCATGCGAtccgcgtcgtccgtctgcttgcgcagcgcaaaGTACGCCGCAAAGTAGTACGTGATCTGCGAGAGAATGCGGGCCCAGTTGATACTGTTGATCGCACCGAGATGGTGCTTGTCGTTAAAGGCCCTGTCGGCAAACAGCGTCTTGACAATGTCCTGGCAGTCGTCGAACGTGCCGTCGACAGCGAGATTGTGCACATTGTCGTCCAAAATGGTTGTCATCTGCGCCTCTTGGATCGGCGAGACACGGCCGCGTGGGTGCAGGATGAAGATGTGGATATGCGCCTTGGACCGCAGGCCGGCTATGGCCGCGCTGCCCGTATCGCCACTCGTGGCGCCGAGCACAgtgagcgtgtgcgtgccCTGGGCCTGGTTGCGACGCTCGAGTATGTACTCGAACAGGttgccgagcagctgcagcgccacgtccTTGAAAGCAAACGTCGGGCCGTGCCACAGCTCCAAGCACCATTCGCGGGGCGAGACCTGGTGCAGAggcgccacgtcgtcgtgaCGGAACGTGGCATACGACTTGTTcatgagcatgcgcagATCGTCGGGCGGAATGCCGCCCTCTTCGGCCGTGGGCGGCACGAACAGCGACGCAATCCGGAACGCCAGCTCCGGGAACGGCAGCGTGGCCCACGCGTCCTGCCAGTCGGCTGGCAGCGCTGGTATCCTCTCCGGCACATAGAGACCGCCGTTCGGCGCAAGACCTTGCAGGACGGCCTCTTCAAACGtgaggcgctcgtctcCGCCACGTGTGCTTAGGTACTTCATGGCGGTACGAGCAACGCGCAGCGTCTCCAGGTCGTTGGGCCCCGATaatgtcacgtgatatgaTACGCACGCATCGACgtggtgcgtcgctggcgcttGGCATGGCACGACCGTCGGTGTGTGGCGGTGACGAGCCGCAAGCGCCGTTCCCCGTGTACCTCCGCGGCAGCGTAGAGCACGGATTCGGGCGCGGCAGCAAGCAGCTCAACTGCGCGACGGCCAACCTGCCCGTGCAGGCCATCGATGATCCTGTCAACGATGCTGAGCACCAGTTGGCCGATACAGGTGTGTACTTTGGGTACGCCCAGGTGCATTTTCACGACGCATCGCAGCGCCACGAAgacgagctgcgtgtgcaTCCGATGGTCATGAGCGTAGGCCGCAATCCGCACTTCCAGGCTGAGCACAAGACCCTCGAAGTGCACATCCTGCACACGTACTCGGACGACTTTTACGGCGAGCACATGCGAGTGATCGTGCTGGGTTACATCCGTGCACAGCGCAAGTACGAGAGCCTGGAAGCTCTGATCCAGGACATTGAGCTCGATAAGCGCGTCGGTGAACAGTCGCTCCGCCGACCAGCCTATGAGGCGTATCGCCACCATACGTGGTTCGCTCCATAGTCTTTTTTATACCTGGGGATCTATATCGTACACTTGTTCATTCACGTCGTGCACAATGTCCGCATACGACATCCACGAAAGTCGCTTGCGGCCCGGCGACGGATGCATCGACGGCGAGGCGGACGGCACAGACAGGTGGCCTAGTCGTGACGACCCCGGCGACCGATCGTTCGCGACCATCGCATCGGCTATGCCATCGAGACTGTGTGAGAGCATCGCTGCACGTCCTTCGTGGATCACAGCGCCGTCGATGCTCAAACTCGGACTGTGTGTgacgctcggcgcggccgtcggTGTGGGGGGACACGCTGACCGCCGCTGGCCGGCCGGACTCGATGGTATATTCTTCATCACGCTCGTCTGATCCGACTGCAGACGGCGATGCCCATAGGCACGCTGACGCCACGTCCCGTCATGCGATGCGCCACGAAGCATGTCCACACCGCTGGTCCGGTGCGATGCAGAGGGCGACGCGTAGGGAGAaggcggcgagcgcggcgacACGATTTCCAGCGTCGAGTCACTCACGatcgcgtcggcggcgtcgtcgaggaCGGGGggcacggccatgtcgacggcCTCCCGGGGCGTCCGCACATGCGGGCTGCCGAGCATCTGAATATTGCGCTCAAATATACTCGCTTCCGGCGAGAGCGGCGCCTGGTACGGAGGAGAGCGCGGAGaaagcgacgcgcgcgctccGATGGGAAAGTAGGTAGACGATGCGTCGTCCGTTCGTGAGCTCTGAGAGCGGGACATGGACACGGGGCTCCATGCGGgcgcgagcggcggcgcaaACAAGTGCACCACATTCGATGCACGCTCAGGATCGTCCGGCAGCTCATTCGCACTCACGAGtgaggcgctggacgacgctgcgccatgGCCCGTGGGTAtcgtggcgctgggcgcagCTAAAAGGCTGCTATCACGCGACGGTGATAAAGGCAGGTGCATCGAAGACGCTGGGCGCACAGGACTCTGGGGTATGGCTCTAGGCACCTGCGCCAGGTGGCCCTGCATACGTGCCTTGGCAGAAGACGGCCTTTCCGTCGGCTGCATGGCGGAAGGCGAACAAGCCAGCGGCTGTGTCAGGCACCTCTCCAGATGCTGACTAATCATAACGACACCGGTCCCCCgcggctcgcgctcgctcgcctCGCAGACTCGGCCGCGCGGATGCTAGTAGCAAGACGCGGCGTGTGCCAAGCTGACGCGGCAGGCATGGGGGCGGGAGAGCGGTCCGTGTCGCCCTCCAGACACGGTGCCTGCTCGACATAGCGCGCTTCATGCCCACATTCGCAGCCGATGACGCGGTCGTGCGCGTAGCGCTCCCCAGCTTGTCACACGCTGGCGCGTACCATCCAAgcgcgctgtgccgtcgCAGCCTAGGCCCTGCaggtgcgcacgcacgtcgtcctCAGAGGGTGCCTGGGGCGTAAGTCACGTGATGTAGAAGGCACCCGCTTCGTCCgcgctcgtggcgtcgtCAGCGTCGTCAATCATGTCTGGTGCCTCGACTCGTTTGTATGTGGGCCGACTTGCGCCTGATACGACGCGTGATGACGTTGCTGATTTGTTCAATCGTGTAGGACCGAttgtcgacgtgcgtgtgctgaATGGATTCGGGTTCATCGAATTCGAGGACGTCCGCGATGCCGAGTATGCCGTGCGCGATTTTGACGGCACCATGTTCATGGGCGACCGCATTATCGTGCAATTCGCCAAGCAGTCGAcgcgtcgtgagcgcgaTTTTGAGCGTGGACCGCGCGATGGATACGCGCCGCGAGGCCGGCGCGATGGACCGCCGCGTCCaccgccgcgtcgtggaccGCGTCGCGGCCAGTACCGCGTGATTGTGTTTAATCTGCCGCCAGGTACGAGCTGGCAAGACTTGAAAGATGTGGGCCGCGAGCATGGCCACGTCACGTTTGCGGAAATCAATCCCAGCTACCCTGACGAGGGTGCCCTAGAGTTTGAGACGAGGGACGACTATGAACGTGCCTTGGCGCGCATTGAAGGCACAGACCTGCGTGGCACTCTACTGCGTGCAGAACCGGCGGCCGATGCCCCGCCACCACCGCGTGAGCGCAGTCCCGTGCGGCGTTACCGCGACGACTACCGCGACGACTACCGCGACGAGCGTCCGCCACCGCCTatgcgcgacgacgaccagcGCGATCGCTGGGACGACGCTCGTCATAAGGAGgagcgcggcgatgcgccCCGCGATGAGAGGGAAGATCGTTACGAGCAGGCTGACCGCCATGAGGCGCCTCGTGACGATGCGCCCGCGAACGAGAGTGAGGCTCGCCACGAGCGAGAGCATGAGGAGCAAGCCCgcgaggaagaggcgcctcgcgatgaggcgcctcgcgagacgcctcgcgacgctcctGAGGACAGCGCAGAAAAGCCAGAGGCCCGATCGGACCCCGCGCCCACCGCCGAGTCGTAGCAAAATAGCCCCGAGGCTCCTTGTCCGTCACGTGATAATCGAGGCGGTCGAACGTGAGGCGATGCGTCGCCTCTGGGACAGCGCGTCGATGTCAGGGATGATGCCGGCACTGAGTGCGCCGCAGGGTGCACCGGGGCCGTATCAAAGCAGCCGCACCTGGGTATGTGGCACGAGCTCAGCTCCGGTGCGACTGCAGGCGCGGATTGCACCCGGTCAAGCGCAGTACTCGACGTATGCAAGTCGGATGCGTGCGGGCACGTCGACGTTGATGCAGCCGATTCAGCGGAGTGCGCGTGATCCAGAAACGTTGCTTGGATCGCGAACGTCGCGCCATGTTTACTATGCggaagacgaggacgatgaggacgatgaggacgaTGCCGAGGAGCCAGACGAGGACGACTtggatgatgatgacgacgaatACAATGATGCAGggtcggacgacgaggagtACGGCGTGCAGCACCGGCCTAAGCGGAGACGCGGAGAGACACGGTCGCGAAGCCCTGTCGATCCTGAGGCTGAGGCGGAGCTTCTCCCGCCGGGGCAGCAGCTGGGCAGgcccgtgccgagccatcGTCTCGTTGTGCGCCCGGCCAAGCGCACGCCCCATACCTATTTCACCGAgcggcagctcgagcagcagggAGACAGCACGGAGGTGCTTGTCCCGATCCGCATCGAATTCCATACCGAGACACATCGCATTAAGGACGTGTTTCTGTGGAAtctgcacgagcagctcatCTCGCCATACCAATTTGCCCACATCTTTTTGCAGGATCTCGAGCTTCCGATGCAGCCATATGCCACACAGATCGAGAGTCTTATCATTCAGCAGCTGTCGGACGCTATGAGTGCTCTGGACAGCGCGGGCGACGgtcacgagcgcctcattCACCTCAAGACGGTGGCACGCGATCGCgagcgcaagcgcctcgagatTGAGGCGGAgcagcggcgtcgcgcagcCCAGCCCATGGTGCTTGACAGTGcgacgagcatgccgcgcaAGCGGGGCCGCCCACGCAAGTATCCTCTGCCCGAGCCGCCGGCCGAGGCGTgggaggcgccgccgccggcgcccaTACCGCCTGAGCCCATCTATGTGCCGCCGTCAgaggcggacgaggccAAAGCGACCGACAAGACGCGGATTCACGACACAC includes the following:
- a CDS encoding nucleoporin NDC1 encodes the protein MSLVNAAPPPPAVVAPADTFRALVKRAMRPRQQRILFLCMIAAFLGLALSTPILTWQRPCSALAASLALVACVMLPVLLWRRTSLLHSTWRPEGAPVARAAYAYHVLPGTPVRWHAGVGAVAVVVYAALSTPSLAVMQWVPAHGAHYVNETFVVALVGGTMMSGAYAVASALWMRGARRGVPPYQVRFADARLYEHAIAALATHVPPAVFLAAALWPLCIAVYCLSRDTLWTMVLHMTGIDTPLRRWIVPSFRWPFRSWHLLLSTWPAVVLPVALLEVAHTLFDVYWTHPLDSITASYKDPLTALLGGLHDPHLFFSTHALMELARRARHDAAFRRAVFDDVQHGRPPALASMIHACLRALDAVAPPPAPPPAPTPAPTPAPTAAPPNDKRPAPRPTPAALLRTMLRHAWSLLPPEARHVLFPRTLYCALWAPAPSLALDARLASSVPRAFWAAAAIEAWMLASLTQDTYGVAQHHTAAVVDALARAHARLERVRTDVERLAIEADSEHVRDVAAWRGALADTGAAAAFGPSSAPFFTEMQASWQAYAPADAALSRALRRIVESFPT
- a CDS encoding DUF775 domain protein; translated protein: MFSCVVAGRLPLPPPQQIDATHAVFQLEEASHINHLVVFMTGEQAFPEGYGATVHLMWPRDNPAEAPPTWQLLGCLQNTKPSAIFRIRDPKRDQLQPRTATLGISIETLDEVERQMQTLAKPPEQALTRPPTITQAAQLTIPIAQNVFAYLSSFAPDSAPQAVPLLQRWLEQFERKLQSQGLDFLLRN
- a CDS encoding ribokinase produces the protein MSLCVVRSSVNIDETFQVPHIVRPGETISSSAMWSRPGGKGANVAAVLGLAGVRARMLGAVGEDAKWPIRCLEERHVDTSCMYVSPDVPTGRAFIQLSQGDGENSIVLLKGANFALDTPLDDVRRWLSPEVTHLILQNEIPLASTIAYVQHAQSLSICTVLNPSPMLTPDELRAFPWAGLHVLIVNEGESAELQAALGPDARTLADVPCLAPIPWLVVTRGSQGSSAGVILDGKRTWIDVPASRTTHVVNTTGAGDTYTGYLVAGLMTTDHWTIDRVRAVLQRASVAAAMAVEVDGAMDSIPAASEVEARCRSL
- a CDS encoding DUF431 domain protein, with amino-acid sequence MRAEYIIEHMEEDEPEAPAHFPPWALLEYRHMLYHVGEGTTVHFTALSRASLDALHEAFRQPLPPLTQKPARFELHAESVTTLAQQRGWDLQRICLLDPKAPLPLSVRDAGLHGSTPAPFTHFLFGGILGDDPPRDRTASLRELGFPGRHLGSVQMSTDTALGVTKRVVEDGLRLGLDELRGMDGADGASDGCGALSFVDSPTLQFGRGESVELPYRYLVADPTTSEPLMAPGMRDIIYRDFDRTFDI
- a CDS encoding SNARE associated golgi protein — its product is MSRHPVDVPRRSDTVTPRQRKTPSLRVQTQLRSHSHDTENTAWRPMRSGTRSPRSPSRLRSAAHAAQSLVSVMARSMSPTVASTLIDVPTTMSPVSMEPEEMPHEHTISMDVAEPIVAPQARHGAVYLRPRSRQSRRIRRRSAWAHVQAIARLVGHPRECLVLAFQYVCAQYTYWDHAFRDPVTDQRTWWPPWMQSYAPLLVWVVISLSSTVLVMLFHTPLFHALDHMSTLLRDQGLLGRILFGALIFALTFPPMPLYSTMIVLSGFAFGMWQGFVVSYVAALSGAAAVFLLSRTYLHTWMMRVLAHAGGLQRVVHAIELRPQLLFLVRLAPYPYNLLNMLLASSHILTFRTYLSCTALALPKLLVHTSIGASIENWTTNRASNDAYTVRHMAGLCGMVLCVGIFIYLHHVTSRAVNDSLEHGSGEEYDMEDDVEPKSPGTPEHCDTTTSHAPSWLAESIEEFERAVE
- a CDS encoding superoxide dismutase, Fe-Mn family, with translation MFRVARPAVHAAMRATSVRALHQLPPMPEALAEGCEPFLSKRTTHLLWTQWQAGLLQRLNEEVRGTPRATESVVETVMNAAHDRDSILAFNYASLALNTSFFLSCLVPHAAQKQPAYPQPSTHIGAVPTLFGKTLATAISDQFGSLPQLKLAMSSAAMGMVSSGWVWLVKDEHGRLGIVPTYGAGTVLVQQRRQCGPKDLVTAVQDGEAQAEAPAAPDAPTRPPRFDALSRASGADAIGQHLYPLLCVSMYEHAWLGDYGFWGKERYMTHFWDCVNWERVERLWGDDRT